The genomic interval TGCCTAAAGGAAATATATCCTCGGTTGCAGACATGGCTATTAAGTCAGGCTGGAACGAGTTTACCGTTTTATCCAGATCTTCAAAAGGATCGGTAGTCTTTAAAGAAACATGTCTGGATATATCAAAAGGCCTGACAGACAGTTTTTTCTCTTTCTCTTTATCGGAATCAAAATCTTCACCAATTTTATAGTATGTCGTGTCAAATAAAGCTACTTTAAAACCATCGTCTTTGAGTATCCTTGAGAACAGTGCAATTGCCGGAGGCAGCATATTCATCCCCCGCAGGTTTGGATATATAAAGAGAACATTAAAATCCCGCATTACCCGTATCCCCACTCAAAAAATATTTCTCGCGGACATATTTCACTGCATTTTTTACTACTTCTTTTGAATTGCCAAATCCCCTTCTCATCTCTATTGAAACATATCCATTGTAATTTGAATTTATAAGAGCATTGCCAATAAGTGAATGGTCTATCCTGCCTGTATAGCCGGGCGGGGAGAGTTCAGGGTCTCCAACATGAAAGTGTTTTATAATAGAACCATACCTCTGAAATACAGATTGGAAATTTTCTTTTAATTCACACATTGCCCTTGCATCAAGGTGAAGCCCGAAATTTGGATGCCCCACATCTTGAATTAATCTATATCCTTCATCTGATGTATTTATGAAATCACTCATTGAGTGTTCAAGAGGTTCTATACAAAATATAGTATCATATTTTTCTGCCTCAGCAGCAAGCTCTCTAAAGACCTCAATTGCAATCTGATAGCATTCGTTATAAGGCTTGTCCCCGACTTTTCTACTGCTTGGAGACCCATATATTAATGTTCTGACTGAAAGCCTTCCTGCAAGCCCAATAAGCATCTTAAGATATCGTACAGTGTCCTGTCTTTTTTCATTATCACCGAAGATATATAAGTCTGGTCTTGTAAAGAGCAGTGCCTGAAATGCAGGGATTTGAAGGTTGTATTTCGATATGAGGTTTTTTAATTTTTCTACATCTTCATCTGCCGCATTGACTGGTTCTTTCCAGATACAACTCGGTGCGATCTCCACGCCATCACACCCTAAATCTTTTAAAAGCTTTAAATGGTCTTCCAGTTCAGCATTATCCCATGCAATATTTGATACGGAAAGCTTCATTTAAGATTTTTCTTTAACCAATACTCCACCTGCGGGATTTGCCACTCATAATCCACATCCAATCCTCCCCATTGCTTCAGGGGATATATCTTCTGTCCCATCCATTTCTGAGGCAACAACCCATCTTCAAGCCGTTCGAGACATCGTGGTCGCACGATGGATGCGCCCATATCGGCAAACCAGACATCTCCTTGAGAATCTCTATCACAACTCAGTTTTTTAGGATCGCCAAATGTTTCAAATGGTACAAATGGATGTAGGAGCCCGTCATAGCCAATTTTCCTTGCTCTTAGAGGACTCCACATATTATACCGTGAAACTGTCACTGCTGAATCATACTCAGGATTATCTCTTAGAACTTTTATCCCTTCGGAAATTGTTGCTGGCGTAATCGTCGGAGCATTACACATGAGCAGGACGACAAGTTCAATCTCTGTCCTCGGTCCTTGTTGCTCAATCCTCTCCTTCACTACCTTATACGCATGCACAAACACATGCTCTCCGAGCGCTTCATCAGTGCATAGCTCTGGAGGTCTTTTTATAATTTCTATATCATTTTCCTGTGCGAGTTTCATCAATCTCTCATCATCGGTAGATATATATATTTTATCAATCTCAGGACAATCCTTTGCTGCTTTCATAGGATAATATGCAAGAGGCTTACCAAGAACCATATGCAGATTTTTGCCAGGAAAACCTTTGCTGCCCTTTCTGCCCATTAAAATTGCTACTATCATTACTTAATCATCACCTCTTAATCCTTAAATCCCAATTTAACTATTTCACTATCCCTCAAATAACACCCATCGCATGCAGCAATCTCATGAGCCATGCCTTTTTTATGTGCATCTCTCACAGCATTTAACTGCTCTGAGTGCCATGCCTCTTTTATTGTGGTATCAAGAATATTGCCTAAATTAAGCAGCCCGTCATCATCATGATTACACGGCAGTATAGTACCATCCCACCATATAGCCATCCTTTGCCATAGTTGAGGACATGCCCATGGATATTGAATGCCTTTTTTCTTATCCTTCATCACTTTGTAATCAAGATAAGCCACTTCGTCTACTTTATCAGCCCAAAATTTCTTATATTCTTCAAAACCATCTGCTATCTCAGGAAGCATCACTGTCTGAATCCTAAGTTTTGGATGCTCCACACCAAGCCTTTTCTTTAATTCCTGCATCTTCTCTATATTTAAAAGCACAGTCTCATAAACTGCACCGTGTCTGTGTCTCTCATAAACCTCTTTTGTATGACCTTCAAATGATATAGATAGTCTGTCTAAACCAGCATCTATTAGCTTTTTAGCGATTTCTTCAGTCAAAAGCATTGCATTAGTATTAAAATAGACATCTATCAATCCTCTGTCTTTTGCATATTTTACAAATTCATATATCTGCGGATGAAGCAAAGGCTCACCTCTGATATTGAATTTTACACCATATAGATTATTCTCAGCACCCTCATCAATAATCCTTTTTAAAATATCAAATGACATAAACCCTTTTTTAATCTTATTGCCTCTGAATGTCGTTGCACAAAAAGGACATTTTAGATTACATGCACTGGTAACTTCTACATCAATAAAAAGAGGAAATCCACCAACATAAAAAGTCTCAGGCCACTCTTTCCACTTCTTTCTGTATTCTTTAAAGAGGACTGAGGACTGAGGACTAAGGATATCCTCTCCTGCTATATGGTGAAAATTGGCATTTGGTTGGATAATCACATTATCTGACATCTAAAACCCCTTTAATTTATTAACAAAAGACTTAATATCCTCTTTTTTAAGTCCAAAAATAACAGGTTTATAATAAGCCATAGCTGCTACTGTTAGTGTATATAAAAATCCTGCTGATAGAAAACTTACTAAAATATTTTTATTAATAGCCTGTAAATTATTTACAATAAAAACAGCAACGGTTGATAGTATTAAAAAACAACCAGTACTTGCTATCTGATGTCCCAAATATCTCCCAAAAGAAAGTTTAAGCAATCTTGCATTAAAATAAAGCTGCACATTGACCCCAATAAACTGCAGCACCACCATCTTAACTGCTAACCCTGTTGCACCCATGTTTAATCCCATATTATCCGGCGGAGCAATTAAAAAGTATGTAACCGGTAGTCCGAGTAGCATAAATATAACTCCGATATTTCGATATAAGGCAGTTTGTCCTGTAGCATAAAACACGGAGCCGCTTAACTGTCCATATGTTTGATGGATTGGATAAAAAGCCATAATTGTTAAAACACCAGCAGATTCTTTAAACTTATCGCCTCCAAATATGTAAACTACTTTATCAGACTGCACTGCAATAAAACATGAGAAATATGCAGCAATTGAATATAACAAAGGGATATATCTCCTGAAAAGCCTTGCCATTTCAGATAAATCCTGTTGCCCATATGCTATAGAAAACTCCCTTATCAGCAAAGGCGTCATAGCACTGGTGAATAAAAAGCAGATAGCCCCTATCTGATAAGAGAGGCTGTAAAAACCCTGTTGAATGCTTCCACTATAGACCTGTAATAACCACCTGTCAAAAATGCCTACCACCAGCCCTACTACAGCATAGCTGAAAAGTGGATGGCTGTATTGATAGAATTCCTTTAGATATCTCTTTATTTGTTCCCAAGACAATCTCCATACATCCTTTATAAGGTATCCGTTGTGCTGCATGATCCAGATAAATGCCCCAGCCAGCACGAGTAAAATAATATAGTTATAGTAAAAAAAATTGATCAGATTTAACTGGTGAAAACCATAGAGCAAAAGGATAAGAATCAAACCCAATGCTTTCTGAAGTATCTTTGTTTTTTCTCCAGAAACCGTTAGTCCGTAACCATCTATCATTTGATTGAGAATCTGGCTAAACCACATTAAAATACCCCAGATAGCTGCCATATAAATATATAGTACTTCTTGCTCTATCCATATGCTGGTGTTAATCGAGGTAACAACTGTAATAGCTACAAATCCCAATACCCCCGCAGAAACAATTCCCATAAAATAAAAATAAAAAGAAACAAGCCCAAGCTCTTTTGGTCTCTGGGAAAGCTTTGTATAAAAACCGATCGAGGTTCCCATGTCTAAAAAAGCAATAACCTGGTTAAAAAAATTGGTAAGAAAATTAAAGTCACCGTATGCCTTTGGACCGAGCCCTCTTGGAATAATTGCCTGAGTAGCCATGTTAATAACAAGACCAAATAAATTTGTTGAAAGTTTGTAAAAATACCTTTTTTTGAGGGAATCTTCCGGCATAAGGTTATTTTAAAGTCTTTAAAAAATCCAGCCATTCTTTACGCCAATTTCTACTAGAACGGGCAAACTGATAGCAGAACTCATTTTTAGTCTCTTGCACCTCTTTTTGATTCCACCAGCCCTGAACATCATGCCAGATTTCGTTAACCTTACTGGCAGCATCTTCTGGTGTGTCAAATAAAATGCCCGCAGACCGTAATCTGTCAAAATATGGAAATGTTTCATTGCAAACAACAAAATGTTCTGGATTCCAAAAAAGGATAGTAGGGGCATTCATTGCAAATGCTTCTAACATACTTGTTGAAAGATAATCAATTACAACAAGGCGGGTTTTTTGCATCACTCTACTTAATTTTACCCGTTTTAATATCTGTCTGTTAGTTAATACTTGAGTAATAAACTCTATCTCATCTGTTCCATAATCATGAACATAAGGTTTGTATTTTATATGCGACCGAATTTCTTCTGTTATTGAAGTTAAAAACTTTCTCTTATTATCCATATATTCTAATTGTTGCTCAGGTAACAATGCGGAATGAAAACGGTAATGATAAGCTGGATGCATTGTGCCAACAAAAACTAATTGTACCTTTTTCTCTCTATGTTTAGGTAATTTACTTAGCATAGGAGATGGCAAAGAGTAATAATTTGAATTATATATATGTTTATACTTCCATCCCCATGTAATAAATCCATTAGATGTTTCATACTCTATTTTGCCTAATGGACTAGAAAACCACTGCCCATATCCCCCTCCATGTTGCGCAGAAATCCATTGCCCACCATATTCACAAATTTCAGCTATTCTATAAGCATCTTTTTCAGATTTATATATATCA from Dissulfurispira thermophila carries:
- a CDS encoding sugar phosphate isomerase/epimerase family protein, giving the protein MKLSVSNIAWDNAELEDHLKLLKDLGCDGVEIAPSCIWKEPVNAADEDVEKLKNLISKYNLQIPAFQALLFTRPDLYIFGDNEKRQDTVRYLKMLIGLAGRLSVRTLIYGSPSSRKVGDKPYNECYQIAIEVFRELAAEAEKYDTIFCIEPLEHSMSDFINTSDEGYRLIQDVGHPNFGLHLDARAMCELKENFQSVFQRYGSIIKHFHVGDPELSPPGYTGRIDHSLIGNALINSNYNGYVSIEMRRGFGNSKEVVKNAVKYVREKYFLSGDTGNAGF
- a CDS encoding cytidylyltransferase domain-containing protein, which encodes MIVAILMGRKGSKGFPGKNLHMVLGKPLAYYPMKAAKDCPEIDKIYISTDDERLMKLAQENDIEIIKRPPELCTDEALGEHVFVHAYKVVKERIEQQGPRTEIELVVLLMCNAPTITPATISEGIKVLRDNPEYDSAVTVSRYNMWSPLRARKIGYDGLLHPFVPFETFGDPKKLSCDRDSQGDVWFADMGASIVRPRCLERLEDGLLPQKWMGQKIYPLKQWGGLDVDYEWQIPQVEYWLKKNLK
- a CDS encoding radical SAM/SPASM domain-containing protein, encoding MSDNVIIQPNANFHHIAGEDILSPQSSVLFKEYRKKWKEWPETFYVGGFPLFIDVEVTSACNLKCPFCATTFRGNKIKKGFMSFDILKRIIDEGAENNLYGVKFNIRGEPLLHPQIYEFVKYAKDRGLIDVYFNTNAMLLTEEIAKKLIDAGLDRLSISFEGHTKEVYERHRHGAVYETVLLNIEKMQELKKRLGVEHPKLRIQTVMLPEIADGFEEYKKFWADKVDEVAYLDYKVMKDKKKGIQYPWACPQLWQRMAIWWDGTILPCNHDDDGLLNLGNILDTTIKEAWHSEQLNAVRDAHKKGMAHEIAACDGCYLRDSEIVKLGFKD
- a CDS encoding lipopolysaccharide biosynthesis protein, with protein sequence MPEDSLKKRYFYKLSTNLFGLVINMATQAIIPRGLGPKAYGDFNFLTNFFNQVIAFLDMGTSIGFYTKLSQRPKELGLVSFYFYFMGIVSAGVLGFVAITVVTSINTSIWIEQEVLYIYMAAIWGILMWFSQILNQMIDGYGLTVSGEKTKILQKALGLILILLLYGFHQLNLINFFYYNYIILLVLAGAFIWIMQHNGYLIKDVWRLSWEQIKRYLKEFYQYSHPLFSYAVVGLVVGIFDRWLLQVYSGSIQQGFYSLSYQIGAICFLFTSAMTPLLIREFSIAYGQQDLSEMARLFRRYIPLLYSIAAYFSCFIAVQSDKVVYIFGGDKFKESAGVLTIMAFYPIHQTYGQLSGSVFYATGQTALYRNIGVIFMLLGLPVTYFLIAPPDNMGLNMGATGLAVKMVVLQFIGVNVQLYFNARLLKLSFGRYLGHQIASTGCFLILSTVAVFIVNNLQAINKNILVSFLSAGFLYTLTVAAMAYYKPVIFGLKKEDIKSFVNKLKGF